From Micromonospora echinospora, one genomic window encodes:
- a CDS encoding ABC transporter substrate-binding protein produces the protein MSPFRSVTTAALALAVLATTLTGCQLGEEPQDTSPIVIGVDLELSGPQAATGKAYQRALELKRDQLNASGALGGRKVELKVRDNRSDAAESQRNIGDFGNDASVTAVIMGGCNECAVNAVRTIDEKKVPTIALAASGAITSASAAQRSYVFKLAPNATDSADALTAELTRRGVKEAALLHSDDDYGREGVTTLRAEFTKARIKMTAVQAVKSTDTDVTAPVEALVEEEPDALVFWTPSEQAMLATTAAQKAKFKGAVFLDAAAAGELFLGASARSAEQATLVFTQTMVIDDVIATTPAKAARRQWFRDYTARFGGYNGFSSFAADAVQLIADAELRAGGEPGQVDRDGLRDVLETSQMDGLSGPIRMTPDNHSGLMPQALTTLVAQGGRWRLAG, from the coding sequence TTGAGCCCCTTCCGCTCCGTGACCACCGCGGCGCTCGCATTGGCCGTCCTGGCCACCACGCTCACCGGTTGCCAACTCGGCGAGGAACCACAGGACACCAGCCCCATCGTCATCGGCGTCGACCTCGAACTCTCGGGTCCGCAGGCGGCCACCGGCAAGGCGTACCAGCGCGCCCTGGAACTCAAGCGCGACCAGTTGAACGCCTCCGGCGCCCTGGGCGGCCGGAAGGTCGAGCTCAAGGTCCGGGACAACCGCTCCGACGCCGCCGAGTCGCAGCGCAACATCGGAGACTTCGGTAACGACGCCTCGGTCACCGCCGTCATCATGGGCGGTTGCAACGAGTGCGCGGTCAACGCCGTCCGCACCATCGACGAGAAGAAGGTTCCGACGATCGCCCTGGCCGCGTCGGGCGCGATCACCTCCGCGTCCGCCGCGCAGCGCTCGTACGTGTTCAAGCTGGCTCCGAACGCCACGGACAGCGCGGACGCCCTCACCGCCGAGCTGACCCGGCGCGGGGTCAAGGAGGCGGCGCTGCTGCACAGCGACGACGACTACGGCCGGGAGGGGGTCACCACCCTGCGCGCCGAGTTCACCAAGGCGAGAATCAAGATGACGGCCGTCCAAGCGGTCAAGAGCACCGACACCGACGTCACCGCGCCGGTGGAGGCGCTGGTCGAGGAGGAGCCCGACGCGCTGGTGTTCTGGACCCCGTCCGAGCAGGCGATGCTCGCCACGACCGCAGCCCAGAAGGCGAAGTTCAAGGGTGCGGTCTTCCTCGACGCGGCGGCGGCCGGTGAGCTCTTCCTCGGCGCCTCGGCCCGCTCGGCCGAGCAGGCCACCCTGGTCTTCACCCAGACCATGGTGATCGACGACGTCATCGCCACCACCCCGGCCAAGGCCGCCCGCCGGCAGTGGTTCCGGGACTACACCGCCCGCTTCGGCGGGTACAACGGCTTCTCCTCGTTCGCCGCGGACGCCGTGCAGCTGATCGCGGACGCCGAGCTGCGTGCCGGTGGCGAGCCCGGACAGGTCGACCGGGACGGGCTGCGCGACGTGCTGGAGACCTCCCAGATGGACGGCCTCTCCGGCCCGATCCGGATGACCCCGGACAACCACTCCGGACTGATGCCCCAGGCCCTGACCACGCTGGTCGCCCAGGGCGGTCGGTGGCGGCTCGCCGGGTAG
- a CDS encoding sensor histidine kinase, producing MSTAPTTLPESGQPTQEKRRRRLPRLRDARIRSKLALILVVPVAAVVALATVRLISVGEGAVEANQARSLTALSVDISALTQDLHRERMAAATYLASPSAKPDSFNLHVRRTDQRVSQYNAQRRELGEVPSAVSDRLRIVDDHLATLNATRQEVVDRRQMPVSAAVLRYGVVLADLVGYGDALAQLPGDGALADSRRAVAAFSRAKSAVAEQEAVAFAALAANRIDEEQFSSFVATLTSQQEALLTFSLAADPTQQALVDNTVTGDAVVLADRVAADITRSVGQTPALVRADDATFAIGAVNDLMRWTEVQLQDRLLSQTDDARTAVIRQAVIESLLVLLTLVVAITLAVVLARSLNHSLRRLREGALSVANHDLPEAVKRLQNMGNVGDSGVEEVVKEVRDPIKLTNKDEVGQVALAFNVVHREAVRIAAEQAALRASVSAMFLNLARRSQTLVDRMIGELDAIERGEEDPKRLAQLFELDHLATRMRRNDENLLVLAGADSAVPRRDDALLVDVLRAAQSEVELYNRIEFGTVDTDISVAAHAVNDVVRLVAELLDNATRFSPPTTTVVADGRRIRDYVLIQIEDRGLGLTDEQLDSLNRRLAAPSTVDVAAFRLMGLAVVSRLASRYGIRVELRRNVEGGTVAQVTLPNSTVVLPQGRGGPARDPLPRPRQPLAVEQAPAAGSPSPFGEPLVGTGRTSAATLTTDQWRTNPSPTPWPAANESRDTGPTVNVGGPTTASPTLATSAFTPTAPVAGSGLAGTPTTAFPTLNPLPQRSPGNPGNDRSQPAPPAPTLPAGPVAGPVATPPALPPSVAPLTTPALPAPRPAEPAEAPIFREMETAWFRTHGNDATAIFARPQFDQAPAGPAPTAASAPTAEVPQLPRLPGRTPGATVVPAATPPVTQPPPPSYTPPPVATAPTTPAPEPVAAVPPVPAPTAEPAPIPAPVAQAEPTPAPTSAPTGTDGWRTAADEGWSRAVKAAEPAAAGTTRSGLPKRVPQAQLVPGGVEPKGSRASTRRTPDEVRGLLSAYHRGVQRGRTAGADLNSDSTKETSR from the coding sequence GTGAGCACCGCACCTACGACCCTGCCCGAGAGCGGTCAGCCCACCCAGGAGAAGCGACGGCGCCGGCTGCCCCGGCTGCGCGACGCGCGGATCCGGTCAAAGCTGGCGCTGATCCTCGTCGTACCCGTCGCCGCGGTCGTCGCGCTGGCCACCGTACGTCTCATCTCGGTCGGTGAGGGCGCCGTCGAGGCCAACCAGGCCCGCTCGTTGACCGCGCTCTCGGTCGACATCTCGGCGCTCACCCAGGACCTGCACCGGGAGCGGATGGCGGCGGCGACCTACCTGGCCTCGCCCAGCGCCAAGCCGGACTCGTTCAACCTCCACGTGCGCCGCACCGACCAGCGGGTCTCCCAGTACAACGCGCAACGGCGTGAGCTGGGCGAGGTGCCCTCGGCGGTCAGCGACCGGCTCCGGATCGTCGACGACCACCTGGCCACCCTGAACGCGACCCGGCAGGAGGTGGTGGACCGCCGCCAGATGCCGGTCTCCGCGGCCGTGCTGCGATACGGCGTCGTCTTGGCCGACCTGGTCGGCTACGGCGACGCGCTGGCCCAGCTCCCCGGTGACGGGGCGCTCGCCGACAGCCGGCGGGCGGTCGCCGCGTTCAGCCGCGCCAAGTCGGCCGTGGCCGAACAGGAGGCCGTCGCCTTCGCCGCGCTCGCGGCCAACCGGATCGACGAGGAGCAGTTCTCCTCCTTCGTCGCCACGCTCACCAGCCAGCAGGAGGCCCTGCTCACGTTCTCGCTCGCCGCGGACCCGACCCAGCAGGCGCTGGTCGACAACACGGTCACCGGTGACGCGGTGGTCCTCGCCGACCGGGTCGCGGCCGACATCACCCGCTCCGTCGGGCAGACGCCGGCCCTGGTCCGGGCCGACGACGCGACCTTCGCCATCGGCGCGGTGAACGACCTGATGCGCTGGACCGAGGTGCAGCTCCAGGACCGGCTGCTCAGCCAGACCGACGACGCCCGTACGGCGGTCATCCGGCAGGCCGTGATCGAGTCGCTGCTGGTCCTGCTCACCCTCGTCGTCGCCATCACCCTCGCCGTCGTGCTGGCCCGGTCGCTCAACCACTCGCTGCGTCGGCTGCGGGAGGGCGCGCTCTCGGTGGCCAACCACGACCTGCCGGAGGCGGTCAAGCGGCTGCAGAACATGGGCAACGTCGGCGACAGCGGCGTGGAGGAGGTCGTCAAGGAGGTCCGCGACCCGATCAAGCTGACCAACAAGGACGAGGTCGGTCAGGTCGCGCTCGCCTTCAACGTCGTCCACCGGGAGGCGGTCCGGATCGCGGCCGAGCAGGCCGCCCTGCGGGCCAGCGTCTCGGCGATGTTCCTCAACCTGGCCCGTCGTAGTCAGACCCTGGTCGACCGGATGATCGGCGAGCTGGACGCCATCGAGCGTGGCGAGGAGGACCCGAAGCGGCTCGCCCAGCTCTTCGAGCTGGACCACCTGGCCACCCGGATGCGCCGCAACGACGAGAACCTGCTGGTGCTCGCCGGCGCCGACTCGGCCGTGCCGCGTCGCGACGACGCGCTCCTGGTCGACGTGCTGCGCGCCGCGCAGTCCGAGGTGGAGCTCTACAACCGGATCGAGTTCGGCACGGTCGACACGGACATCTCGGTCGCCGCCCACGCCGTCAACGACGTGGTCCGGCTCGTCGCCGAGCTGCTGGACAACGCCACCCGGTTCTCCCCGCCGACCACCACCGTGGTCGCCGACGGCCGGCGGATCCGCGACTACGTGCTGATCCAGATCGAGGACCGTGGTCTCGGCCTGACCGACGAGCAGCTCGACTCACTCAACCGGCGACTGGCCGCCCCGTCGACGGTGGACGTCGCGGCGTTCCGGCTGATGGGTCTCGCCGTGGTCAGCCGGCTGGCCTCCCGCTACGGCATCCGGGTCGAACTGCGGCGCAACGTGGAGGGCGGCACCGTCGCCCAGGTCACCCTGCCCAACTCGACCGTGGTGCTGCCGCAGGGGCGTGGTGGCCCGGCCCGGGACCCGCTGCCCCGGCCGCGTCAGCCGCTCGCCGTCGAGCAGGCCCCGGCCGCCGGCTCGCCGTCCCCGTTCGGCGAGCCGCTGGTCGGCACCGGGCGTACCTCGGCGGCCACCCTCACCACCGACCAGTGGCGCACCAACCCGTCACCGACCCCGTGGCCGGCCGCCAACGAGAGCCGCGACACCGGACCGACGGTGAACGTGGGCGGCCCGACCACGGCGTCGCCGACCCTGGCCACCTCGGCGTTCACCCCGACGGCACCGGTCGCGGGCAGCGGACTGGCGGGTACGCCGACCACCGCGTTCCCCACCCTGAACCCGCTGCCCCAGCGGAGCCCGGGGAACCCGGGGAACGACCGGTCGCAGCCGGCGCCTCCGGCCCCCACGCTGCCCGCCGGTCCGGTGGCCGGTCCGGTGGCCACCCCGCCGGCCCTGCCGCCGTCGGTGGCCCCGCTCACCACGCCCGCCCTGCCGGCTCCCCGGCCGGCCGAGCCGGCCGAGGCGCCGATCTTCCGGGAGATGGAAACCGCCTGGTTCCGTACCCACGGCAACGACGCGACGGCCATCTTCGCCCGTCCGCAGTTCGACCAGGCGCCGGCCGGGCCCGCGCCGACGGCGGCCAGCGCCCCGACCGCCGAGGTTCCGCAGCTGCCGAGGCTGCCCGGGCGTACGCCGGGTGCCACGGTCGTCCCGGCCGCCACGCCGCCGGTGACGCAGCCGCCGCCCCCGTCGTACACGCCGCCGCCCGTGGCGACGGCGCCGACGACGCCGGCCCCCGAGCCGGTCGCCGCGGTCCCGCCGGTACCGGCCCCGACCGCCGAGCCGGCACCGATCCCGGCCCCGGTGGCCCAGGCCGAGCCGACGCCAGCGCCGACGTCCGCGCCGACCGGCACGGACGGTTGGCGTACGGCGGCGGACGAGGGCTGGTCCCGGGCGGTGAAGGCCGCCGAGCCGGCCGCTGCGGGCACCACCCGTTCCGGGCTGCCGAAGCGGGTGCCGCAGGCGCAGCTCGTCCCCGGCGGCGTCGAGCCCAAGGGCAGCCGGGCCAGCACCCGGCGCACCCCTGACGAAGTACGCGGTCTGCTCTCGGCCTACCACCGCGGTGTGCAACGCGGTCGGACGGCCGGCGCGGACCTGAACAGCGATTCGACCAAGGAGACGAGCCGATGA
- a CDS encoding roadblock/LC7 domain-containing protein, producing MNRPAAMQDMGWLLTNFADSVAGIAHVVAVSADGLLLASSRDLPADRADQLAAITSGVVSLTEGAARMFSAGGVLQTVIEMDSGYLFLMSISDGSSMAVLAARSCDVGQVGYEMALLVERVGAALVPLPREAVVR from the coding sequence ATGAACAGGCCAGCGGCTATGCAGGACATGGGTTGGCTGCTCACCAACTTCGCCGACAGCGTGGCGGGTATCGCCCACGTCGTCGCGGTGTCCGCGGACGGGCTGCTGCTCGCCTCCTCGCGTGACCTGCCGGCGGACCGGGCCGACCAGCTCGCCGCGATCACCTCCGGCGTGGTCAGCCTGACCGAGGGCGCGGCCCGGATGTTCAGCGCCGGTGGCGTGCTCCAGACCGTCATCGAGATGGACAGCGGTTACCTGTTCCTGATGTCCATCAGCGACGGCTCGTCGATGGCGGTGCTTGCCGCCCGTAGCTGCGACGTGGGCCAGGTCGGGTACGAGATGGCGCTGCTGGTGGAACGGGTCGGGGCGGCGCTGGTGCCGTTGCCCCGAGAGGCCGTGGTCCGGTAG
- a CDS encoding DUF742 domain-containing protein translates to MDRRREDPRGALVRPYAVTRGRTEPRQDIALEAVMTASPTAVAESRFAGHDKHRIATICEGRPQSLAEIAAYTRVPLGVARVLVADMVAEGLLTLHTAAPAEAYEERMELLERVLSGLRRL, encoded by the coding sequence ATGGACCGGAGGCGAGAGGACCCGCGCGGCGCGTTGGTGCGTCCGTACGCGGTCACCCGGGGACGAACCGAGCCGCGCCAGGACATCGCTCTGGAGGCGGTGATGACGGCGAGCCCCACCGCCGTCGCCGAGTCCCGTTTCGCCGGCCATGACAAGCATCGCATCGCCACGATCTGCGAGGGGCGTCCGCAGTCTCTGGCGGAGATCGCGGCGTACACCCGGGTGCCGCTGGGCGTGGCCCGGGTGTTGGTCGCCGACATGGTGGCCGAGGGTCTGCTGACGCTACACACTGCCGCTCCCGCCGAGGCGTACGAGGAGCGGATGGAACTGCTTGAGAGGGTGCTAAGTGGACTTCGCAGGCTATGA
- a CDS encoding GTP-binding protein gives MDFAGYDPAGARRNRGITSAKIVIAGGFGVGKTTLVGAVSEITPLTTEAVMTAAGVGIDDPSKVPGKQTTTVAMDFGRITMAEDLILYLFGTPGQTRFWFMWDEIIKGAVGAAVLVDTRRITDAFAPLDYFENRKLPYVVALNHFDGAPRYDLEEVREALAISPQVPLILTDARHRESVKQVLVTVVEHAMLRLQAEHGRGFPTPVG, from the coding sequence GTGGACTTCGCAGGCTATGACCCCGCCGGGGCACGCCGCAACCGGGGTATCACCTCCGCGAAGATCGTGATCGCGGGCGGGTTCGGCGTGGGCAAGACAACCCTGGTCGGCGCGGTCTCGGAGATCACCCCGCTGACCACCGAGGCGGTGATGACGGCGGCGGGCGTCGGTATCGACGACCCGTCCAAGGTGCCGGGGAAGCAGACCACCACGGTCGCCATGGACTTCGGCCGGATCACCATGGCCGAGGACCTGATCCTCTATCTCTTCGGCACCCCGGGCCAGACCCGGTTCTGGTTCATGTGGGACGAGATCATCAAGGGTGCGGTGGGTGCCGCCGTGCTGGTGGACACCCGCCGGATCACCGACGCGTTCGCGCCGCTGGACTACTTCGAGAACCGCAAGCTGCCGTACGTGGTAGCGCTCAACCACTTCGACGGCGCGCCGCGTTACGACCTGGAGGAGGTCCGGGAGGCGCTGGCGATTTCGCCGCAGGTGCCGCTGATCCTGACCGACGCCCGGCACCGCGAGTCGGTCAAGCAGGTGCTGGTGACCGTGGTCGAGCACGCCATGCTCCGCCTTCAGGCCGAGCACGGCCGCGGCTTCCCGACCCCGGTCGGCTGA
- a CDS encoding uroporphyrinogen-III synthase: MADELAGFTIGVTADRRRDELAAMLERRGARVVLAPALRIVPLADDSDLREATRACLQQPPDILMANTGIGMRGWLEAAEGWGLAESLRSVLADTYVVTRGPKARGAIRAAGLHDQWSPDSESCEEVVDHLRRRGVAGQVIAMQLHGDRQPECTMALEAAGATVIEVPVYRWAPPTDAAPLHRLIDLVAARLVDAVTFTSAPAAEALLRAAGDRAEAVLGAFRSDVLASCVGAVTAEPLHRRGVPVSVPTRARLGALVRHIVDELPRRTVTLKAAGHQLTLRGHAAVIDGELRPLAPAPMAVLRALARSPGRVFSRTALLRTLPRGADEHAVEMAVARIRAGLDAPRVVQTVVKRGYRLRID, from the coding sequence GTGGCTGACGAGCTGGCCGGCTTCACCATCGGCGTGACCGCCGACCGACGACGGGACGAACTCGCGGCGATGCTGGAACGGCGCGGCGCGCGGGTGGTGCTCGCCCCGGCGCTGCGGATCGTGCCGCTCGCCGACGACAGCGACCTGCGCGAGGCCACCCGCGCCTGCCTGCAACAGCCACCGGACATCCTGATGGCCAACACCGGCATCGGCATGCGCGGCTGGCTGGAGGCGGCCGAGGGGTGGGGACTGGCCGAGTCGCTGCGCTCGGTGCTCGCCGACACGTACGTGGTGACCCGGGGCCCCAAGGCCAGGGGCGCGATCCGGGCCGCCGGCCTGCACGATCAGTGGTCGCCGGACTCGGAGAGCTGCGAGGAGGTGGTCGACCACCTGCGCCGGCGCGGGGTGGCGGGTCAGGTGATCGCGATGCAGCTGCACGGCGACCGCCAGCCGGAGTGCACCATGGCGCTGGAGGCGGCCGGGGCGACGGTGATCGAGGTGCCGGTCTACCGGTGGGCCCCGCCCACCGACGCGGCTCCCCTGCACCGCCTCATCGACCTGGTCGCCGCCCGGCTGGTCGACGCGGTCACCTTCACCTCGGCACCGGCCGCCGAGGCGCTGCTGCGGGCCGCCGGGGACCGGGCCGAGGCGGTGCTCGGGGCGTTCCGCAGCGACGTGCTGGCCAGCTGCGTCGGGGCGGTGACCGCCGAGCCGCTGCACCGACGGGGAGTGCCGGTGAGCGTGCCCACCCGGGCTCGTCTCGGCGCGCTGGTCCGGCACATCGTCGACGAGCTGCCCCGCCGTACGGTGACCCTGAAGGCCGCCGGCCACCAGCTCACCCTGCGCGGCCACGCCGCCGTGATCGACGGGGAGCTACGGCCGTTGGCCCCCGCGCCGATGGCGGTGCTCCGGGCACTGGCCCGCTCCCCCGGCCGGGTGTTCTCCCGCACCGCCCTGCTGCGCACCCTGCCGCGCGGCGCGGACGAGCACGCGGTGGAGATGGCGGTGGCCCGCATCCGCGCCGGCCTGGACGCCCCACGCGTGGTCCAGACCGTCGTCAAACGCGGCTACCGCCTCCGCATCGACTGA
- the nirB gene encoding nitrite reductase large subunit NirB: MDDNDGTTGGRLVVVGNGMVGQRLVEALRARDTAGRWRVTVLAEEHRPAYDRVRLSAFFDGVDADELSLHTPDDGVELRLGEPVTAVDRVRRVVTTAGGEHPYDALVLATGSYAFVPPVDGTELPGVFVYRTLDDLEAIREHAQSRRVGAVIGGGLLGLEAANALRLLGLDTHVVEFAPRLMPVQVDEAGGAMLRRYVDELGVRTHLGVATTALRAGADGTVAGLVLSDGTTVDAELVVVAAGIRPRDELARAAGLPVGPRGGVLVDDTCRTEDARIWAVGECAAVDGACYGLVAPGYAMAEVVADRLLGGAAAFPGADTATKLKLLGVDVASFGDAHGVTPGCLDVTFTDPATRVYAKLVLSDDARTLLGGVLVGDASAYPTLRASVGGPLPAPPLALLAPAGEAAAGGVATLPAAAQVCSCNAVTREQVDAAIADGCADVPALKACTRAGTSCGSCVPLLKQLLDAAGVVQSRALCEHFDVSRKELFEIVRVRGIRTFSQLVAEHGRGRGCDICKPVVASILASLGSGYVLDGEQASLQDTNDHFLANLQRDGSYSVVPRIPGGEITPEKLIVIGEVARDFNLYTKITGGQRIDLFGARVDQLPAIWRRLVDSGFESGHAYGKALRTVKSCVGETWCRYGVQDSVGLAIALELRYRGLRAPHKIKSAVSGCARECAEARSKDFGVIATETGWNLYVGGNGGFRPRHADLFATDLTTEELVRYVDRFLMFYVRTADRLQRTAAWIEAMDGGLDHLRAVIVDDSLGLAAELDAAMARHVGSYSDEWRDTLADPERLRRFTSFVNAPDVPDPSITFTEERGQPVPAVAGRQPVVLGLPEVRR; encoded by the coding sequence ATGGACGACAACGACGGGACGACCGGTGGCCGGCTGGTGGTGGTCGGCAACGGGATGGTCGGCCAGCGCCTCGTGGAGGCGCTGCGCGCCCGGGACACCGCCGGACGCTGGCGGGTCACGGTGCTCGCCGAGGAGCACCGGCCGGCGTACGACCGGGTGCGGCTCTCCGCGTTCTTCGACGGCGTGGACGCCGACGAGTTGAGCCTGCACACCCCGGACGACGGGGTCGAGCTGCGGCTGGGCGAGCCAGTCACGGCGGTCGACCGCGTCCGGCGGGTGGTCACCACGGCCGGGGGCGAGCACCCGTACGACGCGTTGGTGCTGGCCACCGGCTCGTACGCCTTCGTACCGCCGGTGGACGGCACGGAGCTGCCCGGGGTCTTCGTCTACCGGACGCTCGATGACCTGGAGGCGATCCGGGAGCACGCCCAAAGTCGGCGGGTCGGCGCGGTGATCGGCGGTGGGCTGCTCGGGCTGGAGGCGGCGAACGCGCTGCGCCTGCTCGGGCTCGACACCCACGTGGTCGAGTTCGCGCCCCGGCTGATGCCGGTGCAGGTCGACGAGGCGGGCGGGGCGATGCTCCGGCGCTACGTCGACGAGCTGGGGGTGCGTACCCACCTCGGGGTCGCCACCACCGCGCTGCGCGCCGGGGCGGACGGCACGGTCGCCGGTCTGGTCCTCTCCGACGGCACCACGGTCGACGCGGAGCTGGTGGTGGTCGCCGCCGGCATCCGCCCCCGCGACGAGCTGGCCCGCGCGGCCGGTCTGCCGGTCGGGCCGCGTGGCGGCGTGCTGGTCGACGACACCTGCCGGACGGAGGACGCGCGGATCTGGGCGGTCGGCGAGTGCGCGGCGGTCGACGGGGCCTGCTACGGCCTGGTCGCCCCCGGGTACGCGATGGCCGAGGTGGTGGCCGACCGGCTGCTCGGTGGGGCGGCCGCCTTCCCCGGGGCGGACACCGCGACGAAGCTGAAGCTGCTCGGGGTGGACGTGGCGTCGTTCGGCGACGCGCACGGGGTGACCCCGGGCTGCCTGGACGTGACGTTCACCGACCCGGCCACCCGGGTCTACGCCAAGCTGGTCCTCTCCGACGACGCGCGCACCCTGCTCGGCGGGGTGCTGGTCGGCGACGCGAGCGCGTACCCGACGCTGCGGGCGAGTGTCGGCGGCCCGCTGCCGGCTCCGCCGCTGGCGCTGCTCGCGCCGGCCGGGGAGGCAGCGGCCGGCGGGGTGGCCACGCTGCCCGCCGCCGCCCAGGTCTGCTCGTGCAACGCGGTGACCCGGGAGCAGGTGGACGCGGCGATCGCGGACGGCTGCGCCGACGTGCCGGCGCTGAAGGCGTGCACCCGGGCCGGCACGAGCTGCGGCTCCTGCGTGCCGCTGCTCAAGCAGCTGCTCGACGCGGCGGGGGTGGTGCAGTCGCGGGCCCTCTGCGAGCACTTCGACGTCAGCCGCAAGGAGCTGTTCGAGATCGTCCGGGTCCGGGGCATCCGGACCTTCTCGCAGCTGGTGGCGGAGCACGGGCGGGGGCGGGGCTGCGACATCTGCAAGCCGGTGGTCGCCTCGATCCTGGCCTCGCTCGGCAGCGGGTACGTGCTCGACGGCGAGCAGGCGTCGTTGCAGGACACCAACGACCACTTCCTGGCCAACCTGCAACGCGACGGCAGCTACTCGGTGGTGCCCCGGATCCCCGGCGGCGAGATCACGCCGGAGAAGCTGATCGTGATCGGCGAGGTGGCCCGGGACTTCAACCTCTACACGAAGATCACCGGTGGTCAGCGGATCGACCTGTTCGGGGCGCGGGTGGACCAGTTGCCGGCGATCTGGCGGCGGCTGGTCGACTCCGGTTTCGAGTCCGGCCACGCGTACGGCAAGGCGCTGCGCACGGTGAAGTCCTGCGTCGGCGAGACCTGGTGCCGGTACGGGGTGCAGGACTCGGTCGGGCTCGCCATCGCGCTGGAGCTGCGCTACCGGGGGCTCCGCGCCCCCCACAAGATCAAGTCGGCGGTCTCCGGGTGTGCGCGCGAGTGCGCCGAGGCGCGCAGCAAGGACTTCGGCGTCATCGCCACCGAGACCGGCTGGAACCTCTACGTCGGCGGCAACGGCGGGTTCCGCCCCCGGCACGCCGACCTCTTCGCCACCGACCTGACCACCGAGGAACTGGTCCGCTACGTCGACCGGTTCCTGATGTTCTACGTCCGCACCGCCGACCGGCTGCAACGCACCGCCGCCTGGATCGAGGCGATGGACGGCGGCCTCGACCACCTCCGCGCGGTGATCGTCGACGACTCGCTCGGGCTGGCCGCCGAACTGGACGCGGCGATGGCCCGGCACGTCGGTTCGTACTCGGACGAGTGGCGGGACACCCTGGCCGACCCGGAACGGCTACGCCGCTTCACCTCCTTCGTCAACGCGCCGGACGTACCCGACCCGTCGATCACGTTCACCGAGGAACGGGGCCAGCCGGTGCCGGCGGTGGCCGGCCGGCAGCCGGTCGTCCTGGGCCTCCCGGAGGTGCGGCGATGA
- a CDS encoding FAD-dependent oxidoreductase has protein sequence MTGRIVIVGYGMAGARLATELHARPGDHKVTVLGAEPHRAYNRIMLSTLLAGKVDEADVELTDLAGQGADVRTGTAVTAIDRAARTVRTTTGEQIGYDHLVLATGSRAVVPPLAGLDVDRLPDRVVPFRTLDDCRRILAAVRDARTVLVLGGGLLGLEAARGLAARGLDVHVVHPVGHLMERQLDPAAGAVLAGTLARLGVRTHLGVSATGVAVSPDGVRLDLADGRVLDADLLVLACGVRPDTALAAAAGLTVERGVVVDERLRTDDPHVSAIGDCAQHDGVVGGLVAPAWAQARVVARLLTGEDTRDRYRPPPGVTRLKAAGIDLAAMGELPPPGVAHAPAGDDGAARCEELTFADPTRGTYARVRITDDRLTGAILLGDNPAVGTVIQLFDRGSPVPADRRALLLGRTVDPPGGAEPVASPALMPDATTVCRCNAVSKADLVGCWRAGARSVADVVTATRAGTGCGSCRDAVAGIVEWLSGVDPVEVTR, from the coding sequence GTGACCGGCCGGATCGTGATCGTCGGATACGGCATGGCCGGGGCCCGCCTCGCCACCGAACTGCACGCCCGCCCCGGCGACCACAAGGTCACCGTGCTCGGGGCGGAGCCGCACCGGGCGTACAACCGGATCATGCTCTCCACCCTGCTCGCCGGAAAGGTCGACGAGGCCGACGTGGAGCTGACCGACCTGGCCGGGCAGGGGGCGGACGTCCGGACCGGAACGGCGGTCACCGCGATCGACCGGGCCGCCCGCACGGTCCGGACCACCACCGGCGAGCAGATCGGGTACGACCACCTCGTCCTCGCCACCGGCAGCCGGGCGGTGGTGCCGCCGCTGGCCGGGCTGGACGTCGACCGGCTCCCGGACCGGGTAGTGCCGTTCCGCACCCTGGACGACTGCCGGCGCATCCTGGCCGCCGTCCGGGACGCCCGGACCGTGCTGGTGCTCGGTGGCGGCCTGCTCGGGCTGGAGGCGGCCCGGGGACTGGCCGCCCGGGGACTGGACGTGCACGTGGTGCACCCGGTCGGCCACCTGATGGAACGCCAACTCGACCCGGCCGCCGGGGCGGTGCTCGCCGGCACCCTGGCCCGCCTCGGGGTGCGTACCCACCTGGGGGTGTCGGCGACCGGGGTGGCCGTCAGCCCCGACGGGGTCCGCCTCGACCTGGCCGACGGCCGCGTGCTCGACGCCGACCTGCTGGTCCTCGCCTGCGGGGTACGCCCGGACACCGCCCTCGCCGCCGCGGCCGGACTCACGGTGGAGCGGGGCGTGGTGGTCGATGAGCGGCTGCGCACCGACGATCCGCACGTCTCCGCGATCGGCGACTGCGCCCAGCACGACGGTGTGGTCGGCGGGCTGGTCGCGCCGGCCTGGGCCCAGGCCCGGGTGGTGGCCCGGCTGCTCACCGGCGAGGACACCCGGGACCGGTACCGGCCCCCGCCGGGGGTGACGCGGCTCAAGGCGGCCGGGATCGACCTGGCCGCGATGGGCGAGCTACCCCCGCCGGGCGTCGCCCACGCGCCAGCGGGCGACGACGGGGCGGCCCGGTGCGAGGAGCTGACCTTCGCCGACCCGACCCGGGGCACGTACGCCCGGGTACGGATCACCGACGACCGGCTGACCGGCGCGATCCTGCTCGGCGACAACCCGGCCGTCGGCACGGTGATCCAGTTGTTCGACCGGGGTTCCCCGGTCCCGGCCGACCGGCGGGCGCTGCTGCTCGGCCGGACGGTCGACCCGCCCGGCGGGGCCGAACCGGTGGCGTCCCCGGCACTGATGCCGGACGCCACGACGGTCTGCCGGTGCAACGCGGTCAGCAAGGCGGACCTGGTCGGCTGCTGGCGGGCCGGCGCACGCTCGGTGGCCGACGTGGTCACCGCCACCCGGGCCGGAACCGGCTGCGGCAGTTGCCGGGACGCGGTCGCCGGAATCGTCGAGTGGCTGTCCGGGGTGGACCCGGTGGAGGTGACGCGATGA